The genomic DNA CGGAGGAGACGGGACTTATTGACTATTTTGTCATGCAAGGGAAGGACATTCTACTGTCCCATGGCTCAACCTTTAGCTGATCAAGTGCAGAAAGTTTTCTTTCCACCCATTTTGTCAAATGAGAGAGAGCTTCCGTTGCAGAGAAGACGAGACTTTATTGACTATTTTGTCATGCAAGGACTATTTAGTCAATTAAGTATATTGACTAGAACCAATCAATTAATtctatttttggaaaattgcTTTCCATATTTGTCCTCTACCGTTAAATTAGAAATGGACTTGAATATCtattgtatttggttttagagttgagttgagttttgattttaattagtttgtcctaattgtgttgttgaattacgaaaaaaaatatgaaaaaaagtaataaatcgttgagagaaagtaatgattgtgttattaaattatgaaaaaaaaagtaatgaatagttgagatgaagtaatgattatattgttgaattgtgaaaagataatgaataatttagagaatttaatattaaaaattaaattgaatggttaaaagaattgaaaaaaaatagaaaattaataattgtgttgttgaattgaagataagtgtggagataagtggagtaaagttaaaaattgttttaaaaccaaacacacctgGACTTGGTCATTTCGATGTGAATTTTCATTCGACCAACAATGTTGAGCAAGCGCACCCCATTAATTCAAGGCAAAGAAATATCAGATATTGGGCAGGTATTCTAATGGAACAATCATACCTCTCGGAGTCAATTGACCCAAAGTAGCAGTTATGCGATGAGAGTTTTGTCCTCCTTTTCTTCAAGTTGGATTGATTGATTTGGGATCATTTAAGTGGACTTGATGCTATACAGGAAGCAATCAATTGACGAGGGCTTGAGTGATGTATGCTCAGCTCTCCACAATTCTTGGCCATAGCAATTGAGTCCCAGTTTAGCTAGTGCACTTTCCCAAGTTCTGGCATAGACGGGCAATGATGGAAGCACATGGAGGCTTGGTTCGCGCACATGGTGAAGGCAGGCATTGACCTAAAGGACTGACCTTCTGCCAGTTTGAGCCTCAAAAGTCCAGACTCTACTTCCTCAACTTCCTTGACGTAAGGAGCAGTTTGCCCGTGCAGTAAGGCCGCGCCGGGATTATCTGCCAAGTTCTGGAGTAAACCCAACTGAACGCGCATGCACATGCTGTTTATGAGCAGCCTCAGACAACCAAGATTCGTACTTGCGGGCTGAGCTATGGCAATCTGAATCAGTCGAGAGAAACCACTCAATCCCAGGACATAGAAAGCTCTTGGCAGTACCAGGCACAAGCTTTGCCTCAAAAGAATGGCTATCTGTACACAGATATGATAAATATTACAATGTAGATCACAGTGGAAGCATCATTATCCTCCAAATGACTGTTGGCAAATTCATGAAATCTCCACAGTAGATTGATTAAGAATTCATAATATACAACAGAAAAACATTGTACACCTGAACTTCACATCCTTCCCTCATCCTTAAGGGCGCTTTTATAGGCCACAAAAggtcttctttttcttcaagcTAATTGAGCAAAACCAAGCCCTTATCTCACCAACCAAACTTGAGACCCAGTCACAGAGGACAGCATGGTCTACCATTCAGGGCAGGCAAAAACGGAACATGCGAAAAGCTGTAcaatttcctcattttttGTTTGAGAGATTTGAGATGTAACATATAATCATTATCATCTCTCAATGCCCCGAATTCCTTCTCTCACGATCACGAATTCGCACGATGAATAAGGTAAATGGGGCGCGAAAACAATATGTAGCCGCCGCCTCGTCCTCATTCGGTGAATTGAACTTTCATCACTCCCGTGGACAGACTCATTCGCTTCAGTGATGAACTCCTCATCCCTCGAGAGGAATATCCTCGAGTTCACGCAATTTGCCCAGGCAAGTCCCAGGGCAGCACAGACCTGCCTCCCCGAAGTATAAAGGCTCCTCAGGTTCCCCACCCTCAGGCCATTTGCGCCTTCGCTGGGGCCAACCAAGTCCACCACTTGGTTTGTGATGACAACCGCTAAATCGAACTTCTTAGCAATTGACTTCAATCTCCCCGAAATCTTGAAGAACATGGATGACCTCCGCTTGAGGTCAAGGGGTGTGTTGTCGAATTCCGACCGAAATAGCGCGGCTATGGAGTCGATTATGATGAGCTTAACGGGCAGTCGGGTCCTTGAGTTTTCCAGGAAAGACTCTATCTTTTGCATTTCGTCAAGCAGATGATCAGCGGTGTGGAGTGGGTGGACGAATATGTAGTCCAGTGGGTCGTACGGAGGAGTGAACAGACTGCGGTGAGTTGAGAGGAGGGCTTGGGCGAGTTGGCTGAGCCGGCGAGAGGGGAAGGGGAACTCGGAGTGGAGGAAGAGGGAGGCGGCGGAGAGGCCGCCGAGGGAGGACGGGAGCTGGGCCGAGAGGACGAGCTGGAGGCAGAGCTGGGTCTTGCCGGAGCCGCTCTCGGCTGTGATTTCGGTGATGAGGCCGCAGGGTAAGCCGCCGCCGAGGTGGCCATCGAGGACGGGGCAGCCGGTGGTGAGCTTCGGGGTCAGACGAGGGCGGACAAGGAGGGTTTCGTGTCTCATCG from Punica granatum isolate Tunisia-2019 chromosome 2, ASM765513v2, whole genome shotgun sequence includes the following:
- the LOC116196464 gene encoding DNA repair protein XRCC3 homolog: MRHETLLVRPRLTPKLTTGCPVLDGHLGGGLPCGLITEITAESGSGKTQLCLQLVLSAQLPSSLGGLSAASLFLHSEFPFPSRRLSQLAQALLSTHRSLFTPPYDPLDYIFVHPLHTADHLLDEMQKIESFLENSRTRLPVKLIIIDSIAALFRSEFDNTPLDLKRRSSMFFKISGRLKSIAKKFDLAVVITNQVVDLVGPSEGANGLRVGNLRSLYTSGRQVCAALGLAWANCVNSRIFLSRDEEFITEANESVHGSDESSIHRMRTRRRLHIVFAPHLPYSSCEFVIVREGIRGIER